The following nucleotide sequence is from Nitrosopumilus adriaticus.
CAATGTTTGAAACCATTCAGATGGCATTTATTGGAACTGTTGTAGGTGTTGCAATCGCATTACCTCTTAGCATGTTGGCATCACGAAATCTAAACAGCAAGTATGTCTATGCTCCAACACGTGCATTGCTGGCAGCTACTCGAACATTCCCATCTATTCTTTGGGCACTTTTGTTTGTAATTATGGTCGGGTTAGGTCCGTTTGCAGGAGTTTTGGCTATAATCATGTACACCGTTGGATTTATTGCAAAATTACAATACGAGGTTATTGAGACTATAGATTCTGATCCAATGGATGCAATAAATTCTATAGGTGTTTCAAAATTTCAATTAATTCGATATGTTGTTATCCCTGAATCTGCATCGCATCTTCTAGGTCAAATGCTTTACATGTTTGATTACAATGTTCGTCAAACTAGTATTTTGGGGCTTGTTGGAGCCGGCGGTATTGGATTCTATATCATCAATTACATCAAATTCTTCGAATACGGAAAGGCTGCAGTTTTTATGATTGTGGTGCTGGTAACTGTCTTGTTAATTGATTGGATAAGTGTGAAGATTCGTGACAAATACATCATAAAATCGCAGCATGGAATGGAAGTTACAACAAAATAGTTTCTGAAAAATTTTTTTCTATGTGGTAATTTTATCTAACTGATTTGTTTCAGATGCAATCTTTATCTCTCTTGCAATTCTTTTACCCATACTCATTGATTCATTAAACAAAAGCGAATAGTATGGAGAACCGTCCATGTAGATGTTTGTACCTGCAACAATTCTTGCTGAAAACTCAAAAGATGTGAATTTTGCATTTTCATCATAGACCCCTTCTATACAAAACGGCCCATTCATCCCCGGAGATACAATTCTTCTTGATGCATCTACAAAATTTTCTCCCATTTCATAAACATCCTGCAAAAGTGATTCTCTTAAAACAAGTGGACTATTTCCAATTACATTAAAGGATGGAACTTTGGTTGATTTTAGTTGTTGCTCTGAAGGGATTCTTGCAAGACCTTCAATATCTGATTCATGTCTTTGATCAACTCCGAAGAATTCTAATTCGTCTTTTAGTGGCGAGTAAAAGAATTGCAAATATGCCAGTACCCCTGCCGCATACTCTTGAATGTAAAGTGTTTCATCTTTTGAAATTATTCCGTCTGCTATCAATTGATTTCTTTTTGTATTGTAATCTTCTTCATTTGCTGCCATAAAGTAACCCTTGCCCCCTGCAGCCCCTTGTCTTTTGACGATAACTAATTTCTCAATATCTTTAGGCTCCATGACTGGCTTTGGAACTGGGAGATTTGCCTCTCTCATCAATTTTTCTTTCATCTCTCTGTCTGATTCCCATCGTAGAATCCATTTATTTCCAAATACGGGAGTTTTGATGGATTCAATCTCTTCAGAACTCATTTGAGCAATTAATGTGCCGTGAGGAATTAACACTGCTTTGTTTTCTTCTAAAACTGATTGGCATTTTTGTTCCAAAATCTCTTTAAAAGAATCTACAAGGATTAATTCGTCAATAAATGGAAATCTTCTGTAAAGTTTCTCTCGTTTCTTTTCGCAAACAAGAATGGTTTTGAGGCCTTCATCTTTTGCACCTTTTAGCACCTGTAATGCACAATGAGATCCTAGTGTTGCTATGGCTACCATTACGATGTTTTTGATTATATTTTGTACCTTATGAACTATGTGCGGATGACACGTATTGAAATATCTCGTCAATCAACTCGACATTCAATTCTTCCTTGATATCTTCCGGAATTACTTTTAAAATAAAATCATATATTGTAGTGTTTTTAGGGAGACTGTCCCTTTCCTGTAAAAGCGAAAAAACGGCTATGCCATTTGAAATAATTGCTACCATTTTTTCTTTATCACTCAAAGGCATATTGTTCTTTGGGGAATGATGGTAATTTAATGTAAATCTAATTCAAAAGAAATTAGATAACTACTTTGAATATTATGTGATTGTGACTGGCTTGAATAATTCCTGTATTTTCATTTAAGATTTCTAGTTCAACATTGTGCCCTTCTCCCTCTTCTACAGGTTGCTGCATTGCGTGATATCCGACATATACTGCAGTAATGATAAACATTGCAATAACTAGTCCGATTAGGATATCCATCTTATTTTGATGTGGAATTCCTGTTGGCTATAAGCATTATGAAAATAATTCATTTTTTGGTGTAAAAATTAATTACACCATCAAATATGCAATAAAGTAAAT
It contains:
- the phnE gene encoding phosphonate ABC transporter, permease protein PhnE; its protein translation is MTPKNNIIIGIIIALLVVASYNVDANPIEFVEGLPNLAIVVDEMLKVESKYIPTALWAMFETIQMAFIGTVVGVAIALPLSMLASRNLNSKYVYAPTRALLAATRTFPSILWALLFVIMVGLGPFAGVLAIIMYTVGFIAKLQYEVIETIDSDPMDAINSIGVSKFQLIRYVVIPESASHLLGQMLYMFDYNVRQTSILGLVGAGGIGFYIINYIKFFEYGKAAVFMIVVLVTVLLIDWISVKIRDKYIIKSQHGMEVTTK
- a CDS encoding formate--phosphoribosylaminoimidazolecarboxamide ligase yields the protein MVAIATLGSHCALQVLKGAKDEGLKTILVCEKKREKLYRRFPFIDELILVDSFKEILEQKCQSVLEENKAVLIPHGTLIAQMSSEEIESIKTPVFGNKWILRWESDREMKEKLMREANLPVPKPVMEPKDIEKLVIVKRQGAAGGKGYFMAANEEDYNTKRNQLIADGIISKDETLYIQEYAAGVLAYLQFFYSPLKDELEFFGVDQRHESDIEGLARIPSEQQLKSTKVPSFNVIGNSPLVLRESLLQDVYEMGENFVDASRRIVSPGMNGPFCIEGVYDENAKFTSFEFSARIVAGTNIYMDGSPYYSLLFNESMSMGKRIAREIKIASETNQLDKITT